TGGTCCTAATTCCCTCACTCACACACTAAAACTTCTCTCCTTTTGTCACCTTTTTTTGCCAACTATAATTCACTGAATCAGTCCCACCCAACAAACCCAGAAGCCGATTAATATCTTTCCTTCCTTCCTTTTGACAATTCTTCTTCTGGGGTGCCATGAATCAGGGTAAGGTTGATGGGATTTTTCCCCAGAAGATGGAAAAGGGGCAGCAGCAGCAGAAGGTGGTGAAGAAGGAGGCAGGGGAGGAGTCTGATGAGGATTTGATGGAGAGCAGTGCTGtggaggaagagaagaagaggaaagggGTTGTGGGGAGTGGAAAGAGGTGTTGCCAAGCTGAGAAGTGCAAGGCGGATCTGACAGAGGCTAAGCCTTACCACAGGAGGCATAAGGTGTGTGAGTATCATGCCAAGGAGCAGGTTGTGGTTGTCGGTGGGATGAGGCAGAGGTTTTGTCAGCAATGCAGCAGGTTGGGGAGGTTTTtatcttgttttcttctttttcaattttgatgtTGTGGTTAATTTCTTCTTGTTGATGACTTCCTTTATGGGTCACCTAATTTTTGCTCAATTGGGTGACTTTTGAGGAGTTTTGGGTGAGAATTGGAGGCTCTATCCTacaagaaagaacaaaataCGAACAGGGTCTTCAATGTTATCCATTTCCATactgtctttttgtttgtttgtctgCTCTGTTGGCATTAAATGTgtaaaaatttggaagaaaggaaaaaaaatatttgcatgGATGAGGCCATTGGGCCTGAATTTTCAGAGTTCCAATCCCAAGAAGGTGGAACTTTGAGGTTTTGTTGTGGCTTCTACAGTTCTTTTCAAATTTCCCCTTTTGATCCTTCTAAATGGTATGAAATAATTAGTTGATAGAATCTTGAAAAAATCCATCGGGCAGTTTTTTGTTTGTGCTggtatatttgtcttttttatttatttatagtaaAGATGGCATAATTATAGTCATTTCAATTTAGAAAGAATATTATTCTACTCTGCAATATGGGACCTAATGtcctcatttttttaatttttgttttttataaataattttataagaaatttctgtccttttaTTAATAGTGGCAATTTCTGTAGAGGTTGCACATGCTCATATAAAGATGGAATCAACTATACCCTATATTGGCTTATGATTTATTAAATACCCTCCATCTCTTTCACCCCCCACACAAATACACACTGACACATGCTAATTTCAGTGCAAATATTTCCAATGCCTAGGGAGACCAAACTATAAGAACTCTGATTTCCTTCtcataaattatcatttaatttatattctaatatttaGTGACGAAAGATTTGTCATGGTGCAGATTTCATGAGGTGTCGGAATTTGATGACACGAAGAGGAGTTGCCGGAGGCGTTTGGCTGGACATAACGAACGGCGAAGGAAGAACTCTGCTGAGTCTCATGCAGAAGGCTCAAGCCGCAAGGGAACAGGCAGTACACATCAGTTGAAGGATATTGTTTGTGGGCAGGTTGATGATAGGGGAAGAATTCAGATAACCATCCATGAGAACTCCACTTACAAGCATTTCCAGATCAGATGAGATTTCAAGCTagtatgctctctctcttctgtcatagGATGTAATGAGAGTTACAGCCTTGCTTTGTATCACCTATTTATTGCAAATTTCATTTAGGTCAATTCTAATCCCACCTCCATTTAATGGGTTGGAATTGCTAGTTACAAACTAGTATGTGGCTAAGTCTTTAACTTTGTTTCTGATTTGCATGTACTTCCTTGCCTCTTGATTGGGcattatcttatttattttctccTACTTGCTTTTCATGGGCTAGCCTATTATGATTTGACTAATACTATATACTACACCCTCATTTAACTGGATTAACGTGGCAATATGTTCATCagccatttcttttttttatttttttttttattttttataatataaagaCTTGATGAGTACTGTTACATTAGCTCAATAAAATGAGTTGAAATGAGGATAtagtatataatatttctcttatgATTTTGTAAAACGAGTGCATTTGCAACGTGGATGCATTTAGATGAAAAATCTTAATTAAGTCCCGGTCTATTTCTTTTACCTTTCATATGAATTCATAGAAAGTATGTTGCTAAAGGAATGTGTTGCCTTTCAATTGTTTCCTAAGTGCATAAGCTCAAATGTATTTACTCGAAGAtaagatatttttaaaaataatgttatttagtaaattactgtataattgtcatataattgagtagttgtgaaaaaaaaaaaaaagctgagcACTgattcaaaaattgatttttactgtcatgtcATTCGGttgtaaaaaatatatctatttGTAATCTTTGTAGCTGGTTGGGTTAAATAGGTTCGTACGTTTATTGTGCCCTTGGAATGGAtatagaatattatttttaaagcatgtttgagaaatatagcttttaagcaaaaaaaaaaaacatttttttttataaaagcttttgtcaaaagtgcattttagtcatttttaggctttttagacatttaaaaacgcttttaattttttttttactaaacgagtgcttttttttttaaatgaattttttaagtcttaaacatacttttaagcaattcaaacgcaatctcaaatatgtTCTTAATATTaaggacttgaaaaatgaaTCTATTTTCAGATTTAGGCAGTGGCAGCTATATTCAGAGGCCAGCCAGGGGCCACAGCCTtggaaatgtttttttaaaaatatatattcctaAGATTCAAGAGTTGCATATACTTTTTAAAGTGGCCCCCACATATTTCATTAAAACGttgaaataaagagtaaaaacaGGTTTCTAATTAATGGTCCACTtcttttccttgcttttttttctttttaattaataatgtaaaacaaagagtaaataacaaaaattccTTGGAAGTTGGGTATCAATTAAATCGGTGATGGTAGCGATATTTTCGTCTACTGAAACAAAAAAGTCATTTAAGTTGATTAATTAAACGACTTTATATCGACAAGAATAAATTTTGACTATTTTGGTTAAGTTGGTTAACTCGATGAAGTCGTTTAAAAGTCGGTCGGTTAAGTTGATTAGTCGTTGGCTTTTTATATTAAGCCAAGCCTATTTTATGGGCCAAATAGTTTTTTGTTTGGCTAAACAAGTGTTTATTTGACATGTTTTTGGGCTAAACTAAGTGATGCAAAAACGATTGAGGGCTATAGTCAGTTAAGTTGCTTCGGTTCGGTTAAATTTTGTCGCCTACCAAACCGAGCTGACattaaaacagttttttttattcttactACCAACCGCTGGAAGTTGGTAAGTGATCGGTAGCGGTTTGATGGTGTTGGtacgatttttatttttattttttttactaccTTGGAGGCTCActacaaaagaaaattggtttagaggccttttttttttttttttttttttaacactgccaactacccaaaaaaaaaatgataactttTTCTTAGCGTTTTCATTAAGCCtacaataccttttttttttttttttttgacaatttgtatttatgtattttttaaatttgtactAGTGCCaacatattacattttttttttttgttgagagaGACATATTACATtgttaatatatcaattttgacacatatttatgaaaatttataaatatactTTTTGTTAAACACATattatgtgataaaaattaCTTCATTTCTATTCTAAATtgtgtttatcatatttttagtttggccctcacaataataattattttggcTTTGCCACTTGATTTAGACTCCATTTtttcgacataaaatgttttacgtcggaaaatattttcaaataaatcatttctcaATGATTTATCATGAAATATTTTTCGGCCTTTGGCTCGTAAAAAAAATGAGCGACAACAATAAACGACTGGCAACTTTCGGCATTGGTTTGACGGTTTGAGAATGAAAAACTCGAACTCGAAAAACAGTTTACCAAATTTTAAAAcgaaaaccatttttcaaaactaaaaaattattttaatcaaatcaaaaatattttcgatttaactattattttgaATCCTACCAAACACAAAATNNNNNNNNNNNNNNNNNNNNaatcaaggggatttgattaccaaacttatatttagacattaccctataaatagggacctttgtattgtagacaaatcaagttaatgaccacccgtaagttctttgtgtttattttctatattgcttccgcttatattcccccataatcattatttcaacatggtatcagagcctttcgGCTAACGCCCGTGTTTGAATCCTAGattgcaattttaattttgttccttttgttttgttttggaatTGTTTTTCAATCACGGTCACTAAAGATTTGTTTCCGTTCTCTATTCCCATTTGagattatgttaaaaaaaaaaaaaaaaaaaaaaaaaagtgttcaaaGATTCGGATTTTGTGCGGTTGTTTGTCTGACTCGTCATTGTAGATCCACGATAGTATGAAAGTGAAACCCAGTTCCAGCAGTCGTCAGACTTCAAGTGCAGTCAACCGGATCCTCCTGTTTCCGACGACGGCAGTCCACCGTCCAATCCCTCCAGTTTCCAATGACGGCATCCCACCGTGCATAACGCGCCGCCTATCAAAGCCGTTCGCAACCCATGCCCAGCCGTCCTGCCTCTGCCGGACTCACCTTGCCGCACCGCACGATAAGTCATTGCCGGAGACGACCAGATCTGGCGCATCTCCGGCCGTTCCAGTCAACGGAACCGGCACTGCATCCGGCGTCATCCAACTGTCCAAACAGAGCCGCGCCACCCTTTTGGGTTTCTCCGGCATCAGCCACCGTCCACCGGGCCGCGACCCACAAACACCACTCAGACCACGCCGAAGAAAGCCATTGCCGGCCTTAGTCTTCGGCTTTCGCGCCGTCCAGATCTACTCCTCCGATTATGCCAGCGCCTTTCCTCCAGTCATGCATGGCCATTTCTGTTGCAGCAAAATATGCAGAGAAACAGGCAGAAAGAAGNNNNNNNNNNNNNNNNNNNNNNNNNNNNNNNNNNNNNNNNNNNNNNNNNNNNNNNNNNNNNNNNNNNNNNNNNNNNNNNNNNNNNNNNNNNNNNNNNNNNNNNNNNNNNNNNNNNNNNNNNNNNNNNNNNNNNNNNNNNNNNNNaaaaaaaaaaaaaaattgctgcgTGTGGTGtggagtgaggagagagaaaagaaagaaaagaaaatggagaaaagagaaggtgtcatccaagtgaaaaaaaaaaaaaaaagaaaaaaaaaagaaagaagaagctgtCCAAGTGGACCACATCACGTGTGCCACACGCCGGTCAGGTTCGGTGCGCCGATctgataaccgcccaagtgggctcattttctttttatttttgg
This window of the Corylus avellana chromosome ca5, CavTom2PMs-1.0 genome carries:
- the LOC132181263 gene encoding squamosa promoter-binding protein 1-like isoform X1; translated protein: MNQGKVDGIFPQKMEKGQQQQKVVKKEAGEESDEDLMESSAVEEEKKRKGVVGSGKRCCQAEKCKADLTEAKPYHRRHKVCEYHAKEQVVVVGGMRQRFCQQCSRLGRFHEVSEFDDTKRSCRRRLAGHNERRRKNSAESHAEGSSRKGTGSTHQLKDIVCGQVDDRGRIQITIHENSTYKHFQIR
- the LOC132181263 gene encoding squamosa promoter-binding protein 1-like isoform X2 gives rise to the protein MNQGKVDGIFPQKMEKGQQQQKVVKKEAGEESDEDLMESSAVEEEKKRKGVVGSGKRCCQAEKCKADLTEAKPYHRRHKVCEYHAKEQVVVVGGMRQRFCQQCSRFHEVSEFDDTKRSCRRRLAGHNERRRKNSAESHAEGSSRKGTGSTHQLKDIVCGQVDDRGRIQITIHENSTYKHFQIR